Part of the Devosia sp. SL43 genome, TGCCGATCGCCAACCGCATCTTCGGCCGCGAGCCCAATCGCGGCGATATCGCCGTGTTCCGCCCGGTGCCGCAGAACATCGAATACATCAAGCGCGTCGTCGGCCTCCCCGGCGACACCATCCAGGTCACCGCTGGGCGTCTCTACATCAACGGCACCATGGTCGAGCGTGAAGCCGTCGGCACCGCGCAGGATACCGACAGTGAAGGCCAGACCCGCGAAGTCACCGTCTATCGCGAGACCTTCCCAGAGGGCACGACCCACATCATCCAGGAAATCTCCGACGACGCGCCGCTCGACAATACCCAGGCTTATGTCGTGCCCGCCGGCCATTTTTTCATGATGGGCGACAATCGCGACCGCTCCGCCGATAGCCGCGTTCTCAGCCAGGTCGGCTATGTCCCGGCCGTCAATCTCATCGCCAAGGCGGAAGCCCGCTTCTTCTCGATCAAGGACAACATTCCGCCTTGGCAGCTGTGGCAGTGGCCGGCCAATGTCCGCTGGGACCGTATGTTCCAAGGCGTGGACAGCAGCACCCCATACGACACCCTGGCAGCCCCGTGAGCCGAGGCGCGCGCAATCACGAAAAACTCCAGTTCCGGCTAGGCTACAAGTTTGCCGATCCGGACCTG contains:
- the lepB gene encoding signal peptidase I: MSQNADKPIKKSATNEWVETIVVVVEALLIAIVLRSFLYQPFSIPTASMQQTLMIGDYFVANKFVWGYGKHSFSLGRYGDFSALDFELPIANRIFGREPNRGDIAVFRPVPQNIEYIKRVVGLPGDTIQVTAGRLYINGTMVEREAVGTAQDTDSEGQTREVTVYRETFPEGTTHIIQEISDDAPLDNTQAYVVPAGHFFMMGDNRDRSADSRVLSQVGYVPAVNLIAKAEARFFSIKDNIPPWQLWQWPANVRWDRMFQGVDSSTPYDTLAAP